Genomic segment of Arachis stenosperma cultivar V10309 chromosome 4, arast.V10309.gnm1.PFL2, whole genome shotgun sequence:
CTCTGAAGAAGATGAGCTTCTGGCAGATACATACTAACTACCACCACTAAGATAAAACAAAAGCAAGAATGAGAAAACTAGAAAGAAGAAGATGTATGTATATATAAGAGATTTGTAGTAGTGTTGAACATGACGGTGATGAtgaggtggttgaaaatgaagTGAAATAGTTGTGGTCAAGGCTTTGGATTCTCTCTCCAAAATGGAAGTGAAAGAGTGGATTCAAtgaggtggttgaaaatgaagTGAAATAGTTCTGGTCAAAGATTTATAAGCTAAGAATACAAGTgtgaaaaaagattattttaaagtaagaatagtttttttttttatctaatttgaTTATGAGTGTTAGAAGCTATAGTAGTGAAAAATGAGAAATAAGAGTGAGTCATCACACAATAATTACTATcaaatgataaataaaatagaataagatTTTATTCCTGAAGCATTTATCCTAGGCTGAACACAAGGTCTGTTTCATTCTCCACTTTTGTACCAACATGTATGTTGATATACCTTTTTTCTTATATGATTCAAAGAATTATAGCTTTCTGATGGTTGAAAATCTGCATAACACTCATATTTGCATCATATAAGTTTCTGTTTAATTACTAATTTTCATTCTAATTAGCCAACTCTAATCATAAACAAGAAGTTAGAATTAGTTATTAGATGCTAATGATGAAGCCTGGAATAATAGTTTTGGAGTGCAATAATGTTTTTATTCAATAATGCCCTAGCTTAAATAATTTCCTAGGGCACTATCTTTGTATAGAGACATGTTATTTAAACATTTCAATTGAATGCCAATTACTTAAATCAAAACATTTCCAatatatgttattattattgcaaGTACTAAATAAGTAAGATATGAAAAATTTCTTAAATAGTTGTTGACTTCTACAGTATTTCATATTCAGCTTATTAAATTGATGTTCACAGTCTTATTTATGTGAATAGTAAATTTCTATGCAGAACatattattttagatttttaggTAGGTCATTCCATTTTACACTGTTATCTGAGTACAAACATCATGTTTGTAGCATGGTGTTAGTTTTGTCTGTCAGTAATTCTCTTACCCCCTGCAATACAGAAgttgtatgttgatattatgtCTTTAGTGATGGAGATATATATTAcagtttataaataaatttttattggtttagtgTTGAGTTCACTCGTTTATTGAAGTAAATGTTAATTTGAGTGATTAGTTTTTTTATCcatttaagtaaatattaaatgtttaaatattgttttgtatatatagtaatttattgacaaaaaataaatacttatataaaatttaaattcgtGACGAATTAACCTTTAATTAAGTGGCTataaaattagagtttaatGATTGTAGAACCAAAAATGTCAAGTCACTGAAAAAGATCTTGTTGTCAGTCTCATTTAATTTAGAATCTCCATAGTTGGCTATATATATAGGCTGAAATAAAGGCCTGATCCATTCTTGTACTAACACAGCAAGATCAACATGATTTTGAAAGTGATAGATATGATTTCTTTGAATGCCATAATTATCTAATATCTTACTCTGCTGCTTTGCAAGCCTTAGTTAGTTTCAGGCTCAAATAtgtaagattttttattttaaaaataaataagtttttaactaattaaaaatataaaaatattttttattttttagaatataaaacagctaaatttttttagaagattgatttgtttttatatattttagataaaaaaatttaaatatttttatattttaaaatgttaaaaatgtttttatatttttaattaataaaaattttatgtatttttaaattaaaaagttaaagatttatttattttattttttatatttttattttgattttggaACAGCATGGAAGACATTCTGGAACGATATGAGAGACAGGCTCATGCTGAATTTGCTAGCACAAACGATGAACCACAGGTACACTTCTTATTGAGGATTCTATGTTTTACTAAATGAGTCAAATGATTGTTAGTTATccaaagaaaaatttaaaaaaaaaatcttattatgaCTTGTATGGATCTTGTTGAAATTGTATTTCAATATTAGTTATAATAgtatatttaaaatatgataTGATATAAGATACAACTTTATAAGTgctaaacaaataaaaaaacaaaaagtatatgtttgatttaaatttaatttaaatataaattaaatatttgaatataccattctaaataatatttaaatgcTATTCCATCCTATCTAACCATAATTTCCTAATACAAAACCTAAGGACTCCCTATTAATCCTTCTTATTGTTGTTCTTCATGCTTGATTTTTTTGTGCATATTGATTGGGATTTAAGAGATGGAAAGAGCATGAGCAATGGTAGCAAATTAGAAATACTAATTTGGATAATGATAGCTTCTTGCACCTCTATATGATAATTAAGTTATTGTTCTTTATCCAATTCATTGATTACATATTATATCAATggtttgattgttgttgttactctgaaaaagaaaaattgaataaaataaagaatcaatGTGTTATGTAATTAATgaattagagaaaaaaaaaatgacttACTCCGATCCAAAAtaccaatttttttcaaaattattttatttatttcttaatGTTCTGATAACTAGAAAAACAGGTGTTATCTTCTATTCATATATGATTCAACACTTAGAATATTGCAACAAAAATATAGGGAACAAAATGGAAAGAGAAATGCAATTGTCTTTTACCTACATAGCTATATATATTGCTAAATATATATGAGAAACAAcatttctatatttattatttgGTCAAAGATAAGTACGGAAATTCAATATATTCATCATTGGTTAAAAAGCCAAGTATTCATGTCATTTTGATATGTGATCTATTgaagtgaattttttttattttattattattattattattattattattattattattattattattattattattatagggAAACTGGTCTTATGAATGCATCAAGCTCACCGCCAAAATTGAAGTATTAGAGAAGAACATTAGGTACTTTAATTTGTTCCAGCTTAGATAATTTCTTCATGTGATAATTAACATGTACACATGACATGATTGCACACATAATTTAAGAACAAATTTCTCTATATTATTCTGAAGAAGAACATCATTTCATTgtatgcaatttactttttttttcaccCCCAAAAATCTTCATTCCAGTTTTCTAAGGCAAGTTAAGGGGGAAAAAAATCTTGGCTCTATTTTTTGTTCTGTTCGCTTTTGTTTATAACTTCTTAAATTAATATATCCAgatacaaattatttttatattaaaaacttttctttttcactgtgGGAATCAAACAAAACTACTAGTGACTTAGATGATTAGAGTGTgtcaaattaaatccaacactatGTATTATGGTGAAAACAAAAACATGTATTAAACTACTATTCTACCTTAACtcatgacaacaataaagaagtTTCGCGGCTTATAAATTTAGCCTAATAGAATAGATAAATTCAGTtataattttagtctttattattttatcttattttatctttatcttatctttatttacttttatctttCGTAGGCCAATGCTCTATGTATATTTAGTTTTACTTTCATAATTtacaattcaatcaattaacATACAATAAAagttcttcatcttttcttttcttattcttgtGTAGTTTTATTAGCATGATATTTATTATATCGATTATGATATGTGTACAtatgtacactaaaatcagtcattaAAGTCAGCcaaagtataaaatatatgttagaatacaaatatatattgaaaataaattaaactacacatatatttatacataaatatattagtggctgattttagtgtacgaataatatttttgttactATATAACcttcaatatatatataggaaTTTTGTGGGAAATGATCTTGACCCGTTGAGTTTGAGAGAGCTTCAAAGTTTGGAGCAGCAGCTTGATGCATCTCTAAAGCGTATCCGAATAAGAAAGGTGATGATCATGAACAATGCTTcccatttttcatttttagcaaaagctatataaaaatattaaaaattaatcaccaaattaattattatattatatataaatatatataatttcacatttttaatatatttttttgtttaaatatatattttatacaaatgaCAAATAAATGACAAAATAAATTAGTGTCTAATTTTTTAACCTATATATAACACAGTTGAGAAAACAGCATCttaaattacaataaaagaTTTGCATATTTGTaaacttcttttaattttcagcAGATCTTTAACAGAATCGtcaatttgatttgatttttgcaGAACCAAGTCATGAATCAATCCATCTCGGAGCTGAACAAAAGGGTAAGGTTTTGTGTTGTTTGGTAATAATCTTATTCAGTGCATTATTGAACACACTGCAGAAAAGAATATTTTTGATATTACTACTGAGGAACTGAAACTCATGCTGTGTGACAAGGACATGTCAAGagtaggaaaaaaaaaattcctaaAAATACATATGTAGAAGTTATATGTAGAAGTATAGTTTCTATTTGTAGTATTGTCCTTCAAAAGGGAACAAGTTATATGAAATTAATTAATGGATGTAATCATGTAATTTTACAAGTCATCATGCATATAAGGTTTCTTACTTTTCTTTCCGAATAATAAAGTTTAGAATTTACTAGTTAATATTTTACGGTAATGttagaaaaacgaaaagaaCATATACaatttgtcttatttaatatttattaattattacataATTATTAATGAATATTGTATAATGACAGGCAAGGCAATTGCAGGAGCAAAACAGTTTGTTAGCAAAGAAGGTAGAAGAGTCACACAtgcacatatttttttattatttatttaaaaagaattagAGCAATAAATTTATTAGATTATTTATGATGAGTAGAtgaaagataaagagaagaCAATGAGTGAAGGTCCACAAGTCTGCCTTGAAACTCTGGGAAAAAGTACACCTAACATCAACTTGTCTTCTCAAGATCACCTACCACCACAAAGACTAGTTCCTTGTCTAAATCTcaggtaattaattaattaattattattgctTCTCTCTAATTATGCATTTATTTATTCTAACATGAGATTTTAATTAGAATCATGATTGCATATATAAAGAATGTTATCCACATTGTTCAAGTagtgtatatatttttttatatttttatgtttagaattaaaaataattgacaaaaaataaaaagataaatttacactataaaaaatattacaaaaagtagtataaaaaatatttctgcaTATATATGTGCGGTGCTGGAAGGTACATTGAAATATCCACCGGTAAAGCAAAAGAAGCCATTTTAAGAAAACCACTATTTGGGTTAGGGCAAACCAAATGTTGTGAAATTTATCATGATCCTCCTTATTTGACTAGGTTGCATTAATTTTGCATTGATCTCTTAATTATCTTAAGCTTTTTTATGGATATGTTACTGTGATATTTAAGAGTGTTTAGAGAGGAGTTAAGTTAAAATTTCATCAATTAAATCGGATGTTAGATAACTTAGAAAGTAACTAGTGATttatgaaaatataaatttttaaaaattatttttataaaaatatcatagaaGATAAAAGTTTCTTTcgattaaaaagataaatttttttataaaaaaaattaaataataagttttttagttattattttgattatataAAAGAGTTTAAGTTTaaatgataattattttaatattcattatctaaaatttaaaagaatttaatgtatatatttttatatttgattagatgttaattttgtttcataaataaaaataattaatttttatgtttgttatttaaaaataatatattctctctctaataataataataatcataacaatttatatgaataatatatggaatattttttaattatatttaattataaatttaatgtttttttttatattttatgaatttatttaaattatattattttgttaattttattttttatagaataaaaatttagagagataaaaaatgagagaaaagagagagaaagataaagaaaaagagtgaGCGAGAGagaatttgttaatttaaaaaaaatatattttattttacttgtaataaaagaatattttgtCACATAATTTagtttatcaaaataataaaataaaacataaattataaGTTATATACAAAGTGAAAAGAATAGAGAAGGGAAAATAGATatataaaagaatggaagaagggagtttattagtttttgaaaaaaatatttcatctTAATTTTAGTGAAAGAGTTTTATGTGATATATTTTAGTTGTTAACTagctatattttaattttaattttaatttaattttaattacaattaaaaaatgtcatgttgtattttttgattattaaatttgtaatcAGAATTCAATAAAACATATggaaaggaaaataaataaaatgtaaGATATAAAGTGATGATTTTCATGACCACAAAATAAATagaaatgttaaaattaaattaattaaaatgtgGTGCAGTGGGACAATACTGGAAGAAACAGGTGAAGCTCAAGATGGTGCTGGTGGCAGCACTGTGATCCCACCATGGATGCTTCAACATTTGACAAGCTAAGTTATAAATGTTATTATGTGATGTGACCTGGCTAtgttatatataatgatgaatGTTTAATTCATTCATCAATCTAATGCTAGATTCGAACTTGCTGTATAAGCTGTAATCTTCATATCTAGAAATTAATATGGTATGGGGAATATTAAGCAAGAAGATCATTATTGAATTGAGGTATATATATTAGGGTTATGGTTATTGTATGAAACATATTGCACCACTCTTGGTGCACTGATGAAGCAAGCAATTAATATATAATCAAGAAATTATTGTTGTGATAAAATGTGAAACATTTTTATTCCACAAATAAAGCAAGCAATTATAATTACATTATGTTGTtaactactatatatatatatattagtgcCAAAAAGGGAAGTGTTTGGATTCCCTGGCCTTATTTTTATCCAAGAGCAGGTCAAAAGTTATATATTTCTTCTGTGCTGTTGTCAtagtatattttctttttggttttctaataataataataataataataataataataatatttagatGGATACGGTAGTACATCGATATACACAAAATACATGTATTTAGTGTTTCTTTTTAAAACTGAGACAGATACATAATgcataaaacacaaaatttgacttttttatttctaattagttttaaaattacCAATTTTTATCCTAACTGAGTGTGGTAATGATGaagtatattaattattaaagaaGATAAAATTGAcataatttatgtatttttatgtttatgtatttttatgtatttgtgtatgtatgtatatatctCAAAGACACTAACCAAATGCAGTTTGAGGACTCTCGTTTATGTTTTACATTGTTGTTTATTGAGTTGGATGAGTGTAAAAGGATTGAAGTAAAATTATTCTACTTATACTGTGTAAAACTATATGATTTTGCAGTTACTAATCAGGATACATCAATAGGGgtttagaaatttaatttaaaaattttagatcaagtaatatttaatttctaaaaatctttAAGAATTATTCCAGTAGATTGGTTATCTGTTGTTTTAAATGGAGActaatttgttttaaaatgatcatttttaaaatttatttgtcttacaatgaaatttattaaaaatttatttgtttatcattcatattaaaaatttaattgaaaacgaaaaaaaaaaactaatttctGAGTAATTCATATTAGTGAATAAAAATGAGTTAAAAATCAATGTTCAATCTGAAATCCGTCTGAGACAAATTTGAGTGTTTAttcattttaataatattaaatattctAATGTTATATACATTTGAATATTTATCCCATTTAAATTTGCATACAATTTTGCCAATATTCATATCTTGAGAATGCTTAATGAAATTGCAATATATGTATGACACCTTTAAATCCAATCAACACAAATggcaataaaagaaaaataagtccataaaaaacaattgaaaaatcaTAATCTTCATTAACAAAATACTTATCACTATTGTTTGCCTTCTTGGTTTTCTTTggtaaaaagcacaaaaaaccAAGCTTTCAGCTACAATTGAGATTCTGAGTGCTACAATTTACTTTAATACAATAGAGGCTAATCCATCATTCATTTGTCTTCCTTATTCATTTGGATTACAATTGAAACGATGAACATTAAAGATTACATAGTTACTTTCATTCAAATAATGATTACACCTACTACATTACAAGAATGCACAAATAATGATTAACAATTTGTTTCAAACTTTACTTTTAGCATCCTCCTCTTGTTCAAGATGACCACCAGAAAGCATATACTCTCTGCCATGAAGAAGTTGCAATAACATCAGCATGTGAATCACCATTGAAGCATCAAAAGCAAATAATGTGGAAGGAAAAAAAAGCAATTGAATATATCATGATACAGCATTTAGTTTCTGAAGAATACTGACTAGAAAAGCCACAACTCAgtacaagaaaaatgctcattCTTTCTTATCCAGATACCTTGATGCAAAGATGAACCAGCAAAAAATAACAATGATAGATAAAAAGGGAATGCAGGAATAAATGTCACCAATTATTATGGAGGGCCTTCTTTTTTCCCACAATCATGAATGGATTTTGAACTCAAGTTTCATAAAGTCAAGGACAACAAAGTCAATGAAGCCAAAAAGATATTAACAGATAACTTCTAAATTGATGTTCTAACATAAACATGATTGACAACTAGAACTCTCCTCAGGTTCAGTTTTGCATAGCTTAGAAACATTTTGACTCTTAGCACAGTACATAAGTACCAGCaagttgtgtagttcttttcaTTTTGACATCCCAAAATACTTTCGTGTACCTGAGTCTCACGCAGAGGCGAGCCAAAGCATCTGATCCAGTTCTGGATGCAATATCCTCAACCTTCGCGGCATCAGATAAAGTCAGAGTCTCTGCGAGTATAAACTCGCACAACTCCTTTAACGAACAAGCATCAGTCAACACAGCTGAATGACCCCCACCAGCAGCTAGTTTTCGGACCTCACCAACACACCTGTGATTTGGAATTTTTTCACATAAAAACCTATGCAGACATGAAGAACGAAGACTTTATTTATGCTACATAAGATGCACGTACCAATCAACAGGCGACGGGTACCAAGCATATGTAGATTTCTCGTTGGCTGCCTGACCGTAACAATTGTAACCCCATCCATGAATTCGACCGTCCCTCATTGAAATAAGCGTGTGGGAGTGTCCACATGCGACAAGCTTCACGCCTTTTGGAACAACCAAAACTGGGATGTTCCGGAAAAATGTACGAGAGTCATTAGCAACGCACGAGAACAACCCAGTTTGGGGGCCAAGGCCTAACTGCCCGGATTGACCGCCACCCCAAGCGTAAAGTGCCCCTTCCTGAGTCAGAGCACATGTGTGTACACCACCACACGCCAAATCCTTTATGAAAATACCATCAAGGGAAACCACTCTTCTTGGCAGTAACTCTTTATCTCCATACTGGAGTGAAGAATGTCCAAGCTGGCCCATGCTTCCTAGCCCCCATGTGTAACTGAAAGGTGGAAGGAAATAATACAAAAATGCGAGTAAATATTGTCAAAGATGGCAAACATTCATAATTATTCAGATAATGTATTTCTCGATTTATCAAACAACCATAAGAAACTACACAAAGATCAAGTATGTTCTGCAATTACGCACATTCATAAAGACAGAACGGGGGGAAGCAAggaacttaaaaatttttttagtatatagGCGAAGAAACATTAGATTGATTCAGAAAAAGCATGCCTGCATGTTAGTAGAATAGTAGACATTGTTACAAGCATTttcaaagcaaaaacaaaacaaCTCTAACAAGTACAGATAGACATAACATGGTTGGCCCTGCAAATCTATAACTACATTCAACTTTAATTTCTCATGGTATAACTAAGCCAAGGGAATAGaaacttgcataatatatgcAGCATTTCCATTGAATCTTGTCTCCTGATGTGAGATTCCCTAATGTGTCATGCGGAAAACCACAATTCTCATGCTTAAATTTATAACTATCTCCATCTAGAAATTCCTTCAAATCACTTACACCTCGCCCTTATCAGAAATGGCCGCAGTGTGGTACTCCCCGCATGACACTTTGGTAATCTTTACAAGCTCGGGGGCTTCATCAAGAAACTTAGCGTAAGAACTTATAATACGGGCCCCCTGTAGTCCTTCACAAGTGACACCTCGGCCAAGTTGACCATACTCATTATAGCCTGGTTTAGGGAAACAGTGAGAAAACCCTGATTAGTAGACGGCGAGAAATCCACTTTGTGAACACTCAAATTTATGTTCCTACATTCAATACTTGGTAAAAGGCTACAACCATGTCATCTCTATACATGCAATGACCGCTTCATTGACATGAAATTTACAAACATAAACAAAAGTGAATTTCTAAGAAGAGAGTTGAGAAATGTGATATAGAATCACCCCAAGCTTGTAGTAGGCCTTCCTCGGATAAAGCAACCACATGGACAGCTCCACAAGACACTTCGCGAATAATCTGCAAGTATGatcatatgaacaaaaaaaCAGAAGGTAAGCAAATTATAAAACAATTAGGGAAAATACAATAAATCCTGCACGATTTCTATGGATGAAATATTTATATCAATCTCTTTAGACATTTATACTTACTGTATTAGGTTTGAAGGCCCCCCAGAATAATCTAGGAAGATTTGATCCCTGGAATAAACAAgcagatgatgatgattatgaattAGTAATATATTACGAACAACTATTCAAAGTTATATAGGTATTACCTGATTTTGTCCCCAAATCCAGAGCCTCCCAGTTGAAATGGTACCATCATTTTCACGAGGCTCTGCAATGCAAGCAGAACAATGTGCTCCGCAGGACACAGATTTTACGAACTCTGACTCTAATTGCTTCACTTTCTTTGGATATTTCCTTCGCTCCTCAGTTCCATCACCGAGTTGACCAAAGTCATTAGCCCCTAAAAAACATCATATGCGTAGTGTTAGCCTCTTATCACCTCTATATTTATTGAACATTTAAAGTAAGAAACATTGCAAATAGCAAATCAATAATAGTTAAAATTGTCAATTATGAAAACAAGTTCTTCTAAAGCTGCATGATTTTTATGCAAACTGTTCCAGTTTTACAATAGAACAATATGTCATTGACTGATGCATGTAATATTGATTAGTCATCAATTGCAATTACTGGCCTTCCAATAAGGCAAGTTTTTccgagaaaaataaaatccaatcccaaaattaaaatacttttaGTTCCTTTATTTTGAAACATGGCTATAGAAATGAATGCACGATCCAATCAACTGGTAAAACAAACAATGTGTAATGAGTGCACACCCCAGGTGAAAAGTGAGCCATCAGAGGCAATTGCTGCTGTATGCTCGCGACCACAAGCAACGTCCAACCAGCGCGCATTGGTACCTGCCGTACATCCAAAGAGTGCAGGAGGCAGCTGTTTCGGAATTCTCAACTGCTCCTCTCTCCCCT
This window contains:
- the LOC130974231 gene encoding truncated transcription factor CAULIFLOWER A-like is translated as MGRGRVQLKRIENKTSQQVTFSKRRTGLLKKAHEISVLCDAQVALIMFSTKGKLFEYSSESSMEDILERYERQAHAEFASTNDEPQGNWSYECIKLTAKIEVLEKNIRNFVGNDLDPLSLRELQSLEQQLDASLKRIRIRKNQVMNQSISELNKRARQLQEQNSLLAKKMKDKEKTMSEGPQVCLETLGKSTPNINLSSQDHLPPQRLVPCLNLSGTILEETGEAQDGAGGSTVIPPWMLQHLTS
- the LOC130974230 gene encoding uncharacterized protein LOC130974230 produces the protein MDVDNIFGTIKPVNVARKSAIYVWGYNQSGQTGRKGREEQLRIPKQLPPALFGCTAGTNARWLDVACGREHTAAIASDGSLFTWGANDFGQLGDGTEERRKYPKKVKQLESEFVKSVSCGAHCSACIAEPRENDGTISTGRLWIWGQNQGSNLPRLFWGAFKPNTIIREVSCGAVHVVALSEEGLLQAWGYNEYGQLGRGVTCEGLQGARIISSYAKFLDEAPELVKITKVSCGEYHTAAISDKGEVYTWGLGSMGQLGHSSLQYGDKELLPRRVVSLDGIFIKDLACGGVHTCALTQEGALYAWGGGQSGQLGLGPQTGLFSCVANDSRTFFRNIPVLVVPKGVKLVACGHSHTLISMRDGRIHGWGYNCYGQAANEKSTYAWYPSPVDWCVGEVRKLAAGGGHSAVLTDACSLKELCEFILAETLTLSDAAKVEDIASRTGSDALARLCVRLREYMLSGGHLEQEEDAKSKV